The Maridesulfovibrio hydrothermalis AM13 = DSM 14728 DNA window GTTCTGAAGAAGATGACTCAAAGGTTGAAATGCTTAAAGCCATTCAGGATGCAGGCTATAAAATGCTGGGGTTGATTAACAGGTCTTATGATATTTACCGCATGGAGTCCGGCACTTACGTTCTGGACCCCGGAAAGGTTGATCTTGTGCGCCTTCTCGGCCGTATCCGCATGGATTTGCTGAACGTGGTCGAGCATAAAAAGTCTGACCTGCGTATTTTTATAAATGGCAGGGAATCAAGTGATGGCGGACTTTTTATTGTTAAGGGGGAAGAGCTGCTTCTTTTTTCCATGCTGGCAAATCTGGTTAAGAATGCTTTTGAAGCCACTCCCAAAGGGGAGGATATCTCGGTATATCTGTCTGATTCAGATGGAGACAAAATTTCTATTCATAATCATGGCGCAGTACCGGAATCAATCCGGGGCAGTTTTTTTGATAAATATTCCACCGAAGGAAAAGCCGGCGGCAGTGGACTCGGAACATATTCTGCCAGCCTTATTGCCCATGCCCATGATGGCGAAATAAGCATGGACTCTTCTGCTGAAAACGGAACAACAGTCACCGTGCTGTTGAACACTCGGGAAAAGGACTAACAGCTTTTTAACACTGCATTTATCTGGTGCTGATGGGAATTTTGAAAGTGAATTTTGATCCTTTGCCCGGAGTGGATTCAATACTGAAGCTTCCGGCATGGTTTTCAGTAATAATAAAATAAGCCACCGACATTCCCAGTCCGGTTCCCAGTCCTTTGGGTTTTGTCGTGAAGAAAGGTTCAAATACTCTTTTGCGTATCACATCCTCCATACCCGGACCGTTATCCTCCACTTCAATGGCAACGTAATCTCCGGCCTGCCAGATGCGAATGTATATTTTTGAAGCTTCGTTCTGTTTGTCCATTTCATGCATGGCCTGAGCGGCGTTGCCCAGCAGGTTGAGCAGGACTTGTTCTATTTCGGTAGGTGAACAGATTGTGTAGGGCAGATTCTCTTCATATTCTTTGATAATTTCAATTTGTTTGAAGTCGTATTTTTTCTTGAGATCATAATCCTGTGCAGCAAGGGCGAGAGCTTTATCAGCCAGCTCGTTAAGTTTGCAGGAAGTGCGGTGAACATCAGGCTTGCGGCTGAAGTTGAGCATATTGGTTATGATATTGGCAGCGCGTGTGGCAGCTTCCCGTATGCCGTCAAGCATCCGGAATATTTCCCGCTCAGTCATGTATCCGTTTACTGATTCAATAGTAGTATTGTGTTTTTCAGCAATTTTTGCATTTTTTTTGAGGTCAGGGGACAGGCGGCGTTCAATATTTTGAGCACCCTGAAGTATACCGCCCAGTGGATTATTTATTTCATGAGCCATGCCTGCGGCAAGTCCGCCTACAGACATCATTTTTTCGGTCTGGATCATCATTTCTTCAATGCGCACCCTTTCGGTTACATCATCAAGGCGGATAACCGCGCCTTCCAGCCCGTCGCTGATTAATGGATAGACGGTAACATTTTCATAATGGGTTTCGCCGTTAATTTTACGGGGAATGCGCAGACGTTCATCTGTCCTGCCGGTTCTGATAACTTTTCGGGCGCGATCCATTTCTGCTGCAAGAGCAGGAAAAACTTCAACAAGGGAACGTCCGGAAACTTCTTCAAAGCTGTACCCTGTTGCTTTTACGGCTCCGGCATTCCACTGGTTGATGTGTCCATGACCGTCTACTCCTACCAGCAGGGAGGGCATGGAATCGAGGATGTTTTTTTGATGATTGCGTAGTTTTAGTAATTCTTTTTGAACCTTGCTGTGTTCAGCAATTTCGATTTCAAGTTGATAGTTGGTAGCCGAGAGATCTCTATTACCTTTTTCCAGAGCTTGTAAAAGCTGTTCTTTTTCTTGAATTCCAGTTCGGATCGAATCCAGCATTCCATTAATGACTGCTCCCAGCTCTTTAGTTTCAGTCGGCCCTTCGACCGGGATTTCTGCTGCGGAAAAACCGCCTTCGCGGATGGCTCTGGTGGCGGCAGTCAGTTTAAGCAGCGGATGAACTATTTTGCTTGAAAGAATTGTGGCAAAAGCAATGGCAATAGCCAGAAAACCGAGAGAAACCATAATAATTTTGTTGCGCAGCAATATGCCCGGTTTTTGCAGTTCATCCTTGTAAACAGTAGAGCACACATACCAATCAAGGGGTTCAAAGTATTTGATGTACGCTCTTTTATGAAATTTAAATTCACCGACATGATCAGGCGGCTTGTCCCAAAGGTATTCAAGTACACCGGTGGTATGCGCCGCTTTCATCATGTCAAGGAAAAGGGGCTTGCCGGTTTCGGGATTGATTAAAGCCGTAGCATCAGCACCCTCATAGGCCGGGTGGACAAGCATTTCCGGTTTGCTTGAAAAAATGAAGATATATCCGTTATGGCCGACTCTTGTTTTTGATAGTATTCCACGCAGTTCTTTGAGAATTGCCTTAAAGCGTCCGGCCACATCTTTTTCGACATCGTCCATGTATACACCGGAGCCGATAATCCAGTTCCAACCCTTGAAAAGCTTTACATAAGAAATTTTGGGTTGCTCCTCAGTTAGTCCGTCAGCGGTCGGTTTAGGCCAGAAGTAATCCACATAACCGGAACCGTCAGCAGCGCATACTTCTTTGAAAGCAACAAAAAGATTGCGCTTTGTCCCTTGGGCGCAATCAAATTTGGGATCATCCATAATCTTACCGTCAAGCTCCGGCAAA harbors:
- a CDS encoding cache domain-containing protein; the encoded protein is MFKSMRAIILFFIAGLVIITTGGMTFFAQREVTDSVYDIEFKHAQDIIDSALLNVSTEYQSLIFFKQAAIDRRKAELKDVVDIAHGAVRLNYEMYKKGLLSEDMAKSLSLRQLKNMRYNDGVGYIWVNDTAQPVPRMVMHTTLPELDGKIMDDPKFDCAQGTKRNLFVAFKEVCAADGSGYVDYFWPKPTADGLTEEQPKISYVKLFKGWNWIIGSGVYMDDVEKDVAGRFKAILKELRGILSKTRVGHNGYIFIFSSKPEMLVHPAYEGADATALINPETGKPLFLDMMKAAHTTGVLEYLWDKPPDHVGEFKFHKRAYIKYFEPLDWYVCSTVYKDELQKPGILLRNKIIMVSLGFLAIAIAFATILSSKIVHPLLKLTAATRAIREGGFSAAEIPVEGPTETKELGAVINGMLDSIRTGIQEKEQLLQALEKGNRDLSATNYQLEIEIAEHSKVQKELLKLRNHQKNILDSMPSLLVGVDGHGHINQWNAGAVKATGYSFEEVSGRSLVEVFPALAAEMDRARKVIRTGRTDERLRIPRKINGETHYENVTVYPLISDGLEGAVIRLDDVTERVRIEEMMIQTEKMMSVGGLAAGMAHEINNPLGGILQGAQNIERRLSPDLKKNAKIAEKHNTTIESVNGYMTEREIFRMLDGIREAATRAANIITNMLNFSRKPDVHRTSCKLNELADKALALAAQDYDLKKKYDFKQIEIIKEYEENLPYTICSPTEIEQVLLNLLGNAAQAMHEMDKQNEASKIYIRIWQAGDYVAIEVEDNGPGMEDVIRKRVFEPFFTTKPKGLGTGLGMSVAYFIITENHAGSFSIESTPGKGSKFTFKIPISTR